A genome region from Chengkuizengella sp. SCS-71B includes the following:
- a CDS encoding tyrosine-protein phosphatase yields the protein MIDLHSHILPGVDDGAKDLEESMQLAREAVKQGITKIIATPHHRNGSYYNSKDEILKAVERVNEELFLENIQLEVYPGQETRIYGEMVHDIEQGELLSLNNDHKYIFVELPSNHVPRYTNQLLFELQLNGLKPIIVHPERNQELTEHPEALYELVKNGALTQVTAASVVGKFGKKIQKFTNQLIEHHQTHFVASDVHHVTRRGFHLKEAYEYIDQEFGSNWRDLLFKNPQRLIEGKMIHYEEPQRIKRKKIFGIF from the coding sequence ATGATAGATTTACATAGTCATATCTTACCTGGAGTAGATGATGGGGCGAAAGACCTAGAAGAAAGTATGCAGCTTGCTAGGGAAGCGGTAAAACAAGGAATCACCAAAATTATTGCTACTCCGCATCATCGAAATGGATCTTACTACAATTCCAAAGATGAAATTTTAAAAGCAGTAGAGCGTGTAAATGAAGAATTGTTTTTAGAAAATATACAACTAGAAGTATACCCTGGGCAAGAAACACGTATTTACGGAGAAATGGTTCATGATATTGAGCAGGGTGAGCTATTATCATTAAATAATGATCATAAATACATATTTGTGGAGCTTCCCTCGAATCACGTTCCACGTTACACAAATCAGCTACTATTTGAACTGCAGTTAAATGGGTTAAAACCAATTATTGTCCATCCTGAAAGAAATCAAGAATTAACTGAACACCCTGAAGCGTTATATGAGTTAGTGAAAAATGGAGCATTAACACAAGTCACAGCAGCAAGTGTGGTTGGAAAGTTCGGAAAAAAAATTCAGAAATTTACAAATCAACTAATTGAACATCATCAGACTCACTTTGTTGCATCTGATGTACATCATGTGACACGAAGAGGATTCCATCTAAAAGAAGCTTACGAATACATAGACCAAGAATTTGGAAGCAACTGGCGAGATTTACTTTTCAAAAATCCTCAAAGATTAATAGAAGGAAAGATGATTCATTATGAAGAACCGCAACGAATCAAAAGAAAAAAGATATTTGGTATTTTTTAA